In Variovorax paradoxus, a single genomic region encodes these proteins:
- a CDS encoding GlxA family transcriptional regulator, which produces MDPQPRQQQPIRVVFVLLPGSLVLDWAGPAEALRIANQRLRAAGQPERFAIEFASPRPTSTGSVGIALTGLAPLPTSWDGPGWVVLLGLPGDSIAIDNPETQDLLHWLRGQRFERGRLELVTICAGAVLAAHAGALAGRRATTHHHHLGELRTVEPRCDVVANRVFVIDPPLYSSAGVTTGIDLILHRIGELCGEALAAQVAQTMVVALRRGPQDPELSPFLAYRNHLHAALHRVQDAVSEQPQADWSVPRMAEVAHTSARHLTRLFMEHAGVAPLAYLRRLRLAVAQLALASGASVTRAAEQSGFGSDTQLRRAWHQFGLPGSPSEAGPAFKG; this is translated from the coding sequence ATGGACCCGCAACCCCGGCAGCAGCAGCCCATCCGCGTAGTCTTCGTCCTCCTGCCCGGCAGCCTGGTGCTCGACTGGGCCGGCCCGGCCGAGGCGCTGCGCATCGCCAACCAGCGGCTGCGCGCCGCGGGCCAGCCCGAGCGCTTTGCCATCGAATTCGCAAGCCCCCGCCCGACTTCGACGGGCTCGGTCGGCATCGCGCTCACAGGCCTCGCGCCGCTGCCCACAAGCTGGGACGGCCCCGGCTGGGTCGTGCTGCTCGGACTGCCCGGCGACTCCATTGCCATCGACAACCCGGAGACCCAAGACCTGCTGCACTGGCTGCGCGGCCAGCGCTTCGAACGCGGCCGGCTGGAGCTGGTGACGATCTGCGCCGGCGCCGTGCTGGCGGCGCATGCCGGCGCGCTCGCGGGCCGGCGCGCGACCACGCACCACCATCACCTGGGCGAACTGCGCACGGTGGAGCCGCGCTGCGACGTGGTGGCCAACCGCGTGTTCGTGATCGACCCGCCGCTCTACAGCAGCGCGGGCGTGACGACCGGCATCGACCTGATCCTTCACCGTATCGGCGAACTCTGCGGCGAGGCGCTGGCGGCGCAGGTCGCGCAGACCATGGTGGTCGCGCTGCGGCGCGGCCCGCAAGACCCGGAGCTGTCGCCCTTCCTGGCCTACCGCAACCACCTGCATGCCGCGCTGCACCGCGTGCAGGACGCGGTCAGCGAGCAGCCGCAGGCCGACTGGAGCGTGCCGCGCATGGCCGAGGTGGCGCACACCTCGGCGCGGCATCTCACGCGGCTGTTCATGGAGCATGCGGGCGTGGCGCCGCTGGCCTACCTGCGCCGGCTGCGGCTGGCGGTGGCGCAGCTGGCGCTGGCCTCGGGCGCCAGCGTCACGCGGGCGGCGGAGCAGTCGGGCTTCGGTTCCGACACGCAGTTGCGCCGCGCCTGGCATCAGTTCGGGCTGCCGGGATCGCCGTCTGAGGCCGGGCCGGCTTTCAAGGGCTGA
- a CDS encoding DJ-1/PfpI family protein — protein sequence MSSLRVVILAFDGVEALDFAGPFEVFTTASRVSQRMSSGTAAHFEVTSVALGQPVQARAGLRLLASHALADSPPADVLIVPGGVVDAPMASPDTLRWIAQTAAGAQVVASVCTGAFLLAASGVLTDQAVTTHWEDIADLRAQFPALDVREDVRWVDTGRIVSSAGISAGIDMSLHLVERLAGRELAERTARQMDYAWTRNPGSSSPSA from the coding sequence ATGAGCAGCCTGCGCGTAGTGATCCTGGCCTTCGACGGCGTCGAGGCGCTCGATTTCGCCGGCCCCTTCGAGGTGTTCACCACCGCGAGCCGGGTCAGCCAGCGGATGAGCTCCGGCACGGCGGCGCACTTCGAGGTGACCTCGGTCGCCCTGGGCCAGCCGGTGCAGGCGCGCGCCGGCCTGCGGCTGCTGGCCAGCCACGCGCTGGCGGACAGCCCGCCGGCCGATGTATTGATCGTTCCCGGCGGCGTGGTCGATGCGCCGATGGCGAGCCCCGACACGCTGCGCTGGATTGCGCAGACCGCGGCCGGCGCGCAGGTCGTCGCCTCGGTCTGCACCGGCGCCTTCCTGCTGGCCGCAAGCGGCGTGCTGACAGACCAGGCCGTCACCACCCACTGGGAAGACATCGCCGACCTGCGCGCGCAGTTTCCCGCGCTCGACGTGCGCGAAGACGTGCGCTGGGTCGACACGGGCCGCATCGTCAGCTCGGCCGGCATCAGCGCCGGCATCGACATGAGCCTGCACCTCGTCGAACGGCTGGCCGGGCGCGAGCTGGCCGAACGCACCGCGCGCCAGATGGACTACGCATGGACCCGCAACCCCGGCAGCAGCAGCCCATCCGCGTAG
- a CDS encoding cysteine hydrolase family protein codes for MKTCLIVIDAQESFRQRAYWNEGLAAAYLGAQNALIEGCAVAGLPIVRVFHTDEPSDASNPFAVESGHVRPIAGLAHFEAAATFTKHRHSALVNSGLDIWLTQNGIGRLIVSGIRTEQCCETTTRHASDLGWEVDYVTDATLTFDMIQPDGRPLPAADIKARTATVLHGRFATVCTVPQALERAVA; via the coding sequence ATGAAAACCTGTCTGATTGTGATCGACGCACAGGAGTCGTTCCGCCAACGCGCCTACTGGAACGAAGGCCTGGCCGCAGCCTACCTGGGCGCCCAGAACGCCCTGATCGAAGGCTGCGCCGTGGCCGGCCTGCCGATCGTGCGGGTCTTCCATACCGACGAGCCGTCGGATGCGAGCAACCCCTTCGCGGTCGAATCGGGCCATGTGCGCCCCATCGCCGGGCTGGCGCACTTCGAGGCTGCCGCCACCTTCACCAAGCACCGCCACAGCGCGCTGGTCAACAGCGGGCTCGACATCTGGCTTACGCAGAACGGCATCGGCCGGCTGATCGTGAGCGGCATCCGCACCGAGCAGTGCTGCGAAACCACCACCCGCCACGCCTCCGACCTGGGCTGGGAAGTCGACTACGTGACCGACGCCACCCTGACCTTCGACATGATCCAGCCCGACGGCAGGCCGCTTCCCGCCGCCGACATCAAGGCCCGCACCGCTACCGTGCTGCACGGCCGCTTCGCCACCGTCTGCACCGTGCCGCAGGCGCTGGAACGGGCCGTGGCATGA
- a CDS encoding AI-2E family transporter — MAKKPQPITPAVATAPLHRPTASRGVMIASYLLMLGALLLVMWEHLLPGLLCVCIGFLATRWFARVLTGGLQRIPPLGRRPERAIGWANVLAVILVLVGPIALLTVLLSQAREYIVDAPDQYRELLDYTARTVLELRSKLPGEIAAYLPEGAAEIQRVIANYLRAQAGSLAMAGRAWLHGLLFSYVGLIVGALAAVAHAPLRRLPLADQLHQRVQTFGEAFGQIVAAQFWIAAFNTLLTAIFLLFVMPLWGAHLPYTPALITLTFLAGLVPIVGNLVCNSVITLVGLSVSPVTAAACLIFLIVIHKAEYVINAKVVGARTQMSVWELLAVMFVAEAVFGPAGLVAAPLYYAYLKKELQAAALV; from the coding sequence ATGGCCAAGAAGCCGCAACCCATCACCCCCGCCGTTGCGACGGCCCCCCTCCACCGCCCGACGGCCTCCCGCGGCGTGATGATCGCGAGCTACCTGCTGATGCTGGGCGCGCTCCTGCTGGTGATGTGGGAGCACCTGCTGCCCGGATTGCTGTGCGTGTGCATCGGCTTCCTGGCCACGCGCTGGTTCGCGCGCGTGCTGACGGGCGGCCTGCAGCGCATTCCGCCGCTGGGCAGGCGCCCTGAAAGGGCCATCGGCTGGGCCAACGTGCTGGCCGTGATCCTGGTGCTGGTGGGGCCGATCGCGCTGCTCACGGTGCTGCTGTCGCAGGCCCGCGAATACATCGTCGACGCACCCGACCAGTACCGCGAGCTGCTCGACTACACGGCGCGCACGGTGCTCGAGCTGCGCTCCAAACTACCCGGCGAAATCGCGGCCTACCTGCCCGAGGGCGCGGCCGAAATCCAGCGCGTGATCGCCAATTACCTGCGCGCGCAGGCCGGCTCGCTGGCCATGGCGGGCCGCGCCTGGCTGCACGGGCTGCTCTTTTCCTATGTGGGACTGATCGTCGGCGCGCTGGCGGCCGTGGCGCATGCGCCGCTGCGCCGCCTGCCGCTGGCCGACCAACTGCACCAGCGCGTGCAGACCTTCGGCGAGGCCTTCGGCCAGATCGTCGCGGCCCAGTTCTGGATCGCCGCCTTCAACACGCTGCTGACGGCCATCTTCCTGCTGTTCGTCATGCCGCTGTGGGGCGCGCACCTGCCCTACACGCCCGCGCTCATCACCCTCACCTTCCTGGCGGGGCTGGTGCCTATCGTGGGCAACCTGGTGTGCAACTCGGTGATCACGCTGGTGGGGCTGTCGGTGTCGCCGGTCACGGCGGCCGCGTGCCTGATCTTCCTGATCGTGATCCACAAGGCCGAATACGTCATCAACGCCAAGGTGGTCGGCGCCCGCACGCAGATGAGCGTGTGGGAACTGCTGGCCGTGATGTTCGTGGCCGAAGCGGTGTTCGGCCCGGCAGGGCTGGTTGCGGCGCCGCTGTACTACGCGTACCTGAAGAAAGAGCTGCAGGCGGCCGCGCTGGTCTGA